In one Bacillus thuringiensis genomic region, the following are encoded:
- a CDS encoding heavy metal translocating P-type ATPase, with the protein MAEALVKKKLMLEGLDCANCAMKIEKGVGNIEGVNSCSVNFATKTMILETAQNKENEVVTEAKQLVTKLEPHIKVQEEQKNKIAKEVFILEGLDCANCAMKIENKVKEMPAVSEATVDFVSKKLRVEVANKRELEATVANITNVVQKLEPDVKVVREEKNGHDHGHSHDHGEANVKKMVGRLVVGGILTAIAALAGLPQMVTIPLFVLAYLLIGGDIVWRAVRNITRGQVFDENFLMAIATVGAFAIQQYSEAVAVMLFYQVGELFQSIAVNRSRKSITSLMDIRPDYANIKVGNETKQVSPEDVQIGDYIVVKPGEKVPLDGKVIEGTSMVDTSALTGESVPREVEVGNDVLSGFVNQNGVLTIEVTKEFGESTVSKILDLVQNASSKKAPTENFITKFARYYTPVVVITAAIMAFIPPLILEGATFSEWIYRALVFLVISCPCALVVSIPLGFFGGIGGASKSGVLVKGSNYLEALNDVKYIVFDKTGTLTKGVFKVTKMEPSEGTTSEELLEYAAFAEVYSNHPIAQSIRKAYGKSIDEKIIDDYNEISGHGTVVKVQGKEIFAGNAKLMRKENIEFKQPETVGTLVHVAVDGRYAGYIVISDEVKEDSKQAIQKLKELGIKKTVMLTGDAKPVGEAVGKELGLDEVHAELLPQQKVEEIEKIDAAKHGKEKIAFVGDGINDTPVLARADVGIAMGGLGSDAAIEAADIVIMTDEPSKIATAVKIAKRTRSIVWQNIIFALGVKGIVLLLGAFGIATMWEAVFSDVGVTLLAVLNAMRVLRVKDL; encoded by the coding sequence ATGGCTGAAGCATTGGTGAAAAAGAAACTGATGTTAGAAGGTTTAGATTGTGCGAACTGTGCAATGAAAATTGAAAAAGGTGTTGGGAATATAGAAGGAGTAAATTCTTGTTCTGTAAACTTCGCAACAAAGACAATGATCTTAGAAACAGCACAAAATAAAGAAAACGAAGTTGTTACGGAAGCAAAACAACTCGTTACAAAATTAGAACCGCATATTAAAGTTCAAGAAGAACAAAAAAATAAAATTGCTAAAGAAGTATTTATATTAGAAGGTTTAGATTGCGCGAACTGTGCAATGAAAATTGAAAATAAAGTGAAGGAAATGCCAGCTGTCTCAGAAGCAACTGTTGATTTCGTATCGAAGAAATTACGAGTAGAAGTTGCGAATAAAAGAGAACTAGAAGCGACTGTAGCAAATATAACAAATGTCGTTCAAAAGTTAGAACCAGATGTGAAAGTTGTTCGTGAAGAGAAGAACGGTCATGACCACGGACATAGTCACGATCATGGTGAAGCGAATGTGAAAAAGATGGTAGGGAGATTAGTAGTCGGCGGAATTTTGACAGCAATTGCTGCATTAGCGGGCTTACCACAAATGGTAACAATTCCGTTATTCGTCCTTGCTTATTTATTAATAGGTGGAGATATCGTTTGGAGAGCGGTAAGAAACATAACTCGTGGCCAAGTATTTGATGAAAACTTCTTAATGGCAATTGCAACTGTAGGAGCTTTTGCAATTCAACAATACTCAGAAGCTGTAGCAGTAATGCTATTTTATCAAGTAGGAGAACTATTCCAAAGCATTGCGGTAAACCGCTCTCGAAAATCAATTACTTCATTAATGGATATTCGTCCTGATTATGCGAATATAAAGGTTGGAAATGAAACGAAACAAGTATCACCAGAAGATGTACAAATTGGCGATTATATTGTCGTTAAGCCAGGTGAGAAGGTGCCGTTAGACGGAAAAGTAATTGAAGGAACATCAATGGTAGATACTTCAGCATTAACAGGTGAATCTGTACCACGTGAAGTAGAAGTTGGAAATGATGTATTAAGTGGCTTTGTGAACCAAAATGGTGTGTTGACAATTGAAGTTACAAAAGAATTCGGTGAATCCACTGTATCAAAAATTTTAGATTTAGTTCAAAATGCAAGCAGTAAAAAAGCACCAACGGAAAACTTTATTACGAAGTTTGCACGTTACTACACTCCAGTTGTAGTTATTACAGCGGCGATCATGGCGTTTATTCCACCACTTATTTTAGAAGGAGCTACATTCTCTGAGTGGATTTATAGAGCTTTAGTGTTCTTAGTAATCTCTTGTCCATGTGCGTTAGTTGTATCCATTCCTCTTGGATTCTTTGGAGGTATTGGTGGTGCATCTAAAAGTGGTGTGTTAGTAAAAGGTAGTAACTATTTAGAAGCTTTAAATGATGTAAAATATATTGTTTTTGACAAAACAGGAACATTAACAAAAGGTGTTTTCAAAGTTACAAAAATGGAACCGAGCGAAGGTACTACAAGTGAAGAGTTATTAGAGTATGCGGCATTTGCTGAAGTATATTCTAACCATCCAATTGCCCAATCTATTCGAAAGGCATATGGAAAATCAATTGATGAAAAAATAATCGATGATTATAACGAAATTTCTGGTCACGGTACAGTCGTAAAAGTACAAGGAAAAGAAATTTTTGCAGGTAATGCAAAATTAATGAGAAAAGAAAATATTGAATTTAAGCAACCAGAAACAGTAGGTACATTAGTTCACGTTGCTGTAGATGGAAGATATGCAGGTTATATTGTTATCTCTGATGAGGTAAAAGAGGATTCTAAACAAGCGATTCAAAAGTTAAAAGAACTAGGTATTAAAAAGACAGTAATGTTAACTGGTGATGCAAAACCAGTTGGTGAAGCTGTCGGTAAAGAATTAGGCTTAGATGAAGTTCATGCGGAATTACTACCGCAACAAAAAGTAGAAGAGATTGAAAAAATTGATGCAGCGAAACACGGAAAAGAAAAAATTGCCTTCGTTGGTGACGGTATTAACGATACACCAGTATTAGCCCGTGCAGACGTTGGTATTGCGATGGGTGGTTTAGGATCAGATGCAGCAATTGAAGCGGCAGACATTGTTATTATGACTGATGAGCCTTCAAAAATTGCGACAGCTGTAAAAATTGCAAAACGTACAAGAAGTATAGTGTGGCAAAATATTATCTTTGCTTTAGGTGTAAAAGGGATCGTTTTATTACTTGGTGCCTTTGGTATTGCAACAATGTGGGAAGCTGTTTTCTCAGATGTTGGTGTGACACTACTTGCAGTGTTAAATGCAATGCGTGTATTACGAGTGAAAGATTTATAA
- a CDS encoding nicotinate phosphoribosyltransferase, with protein sequence MTHYKDDSYVLHTDLYQINMAYTYWKDGIHNRRSVFDLYFRKLPFENGYAVFAGLEKIVEYIENFSFTESDIAYLAELQFEEEFLHYLQNMKFTGTIRSMQEGEVVFNNEPLLRVDAPLGEAQIIETALLNIVNYQTLIATKAARMKHAASNDELLEFGTRRAHEFDAALWGTRAAFIGGFSSTSNVRAGKRFGIPVAGTHAHSFVQAYRDEYVAFKKYAETHKKCVFLVDTYDTLKSGVPNAIRVAKEFGDRIDFYGIRLDSGDMAYLSKKARKLLDEAGFTNTKIIASSDLDEYTIMHLKSQGAKIDVWGVGTKLITSFEQPALGAVYKLVAIEDTDGKLNDTIKISSNPEKITTPGLKRIYRIINRVNDHAEGDYIALDSEEPGKEERLKMFHPVHTYISKFVTNFEARELHKDIFVNGERTYELPSILDIQQYNEQSLSLFWEEYMRTLNPEEYPVDLSQECWDHKMNYIQTVREQVEKNIQK encoded by the coding sequence ATGACTCATTATAAAGACGATAGTTATGTCTTACATACAGACCTATATCAAATCAACATGGCTTATACATATTGGAAAGATGGTATTCATAATCGCCGTTCTGTTTTTGATTTATATTTTCGAAAGCTTCCATTTGAGAACGGCTACGCTGTTTTTGCTGGCCTTGAGAAAATTGTAGAGTACATAGAAAATTTCAGTTTCACTGAAAGCGATATCGCTTATTTAGCAGAATTACAATTTGAAGAAGAATTCCTTCATTATTTACAAAATATGAAATTCACTGGGACGATTCGCAGTATGCAAGAAGGGGAAGTTGTATTTAATAACGAGCCTTTATTACGTGTTGATGCACCACTTGGTGAAGCACAAATTATTGAGACTGCCCTCTTAAATATTGTGAATTACCAAACATTAATTGCAACAAAAGCAGCTCGTATGAAACATGCTGCAAGTAATGATGAGCTTTTAGAGTTCGGCACAAGACGTGCCCATGAGTTCGATGCTGCCCTTTGGGGGACGCGTGCTGCCTTTATTGGTGGTTTCTCCTCTACAAGCAACGTTCGTGCTGGGAAACGCTTTGGGATCCCTGTAGCCGGCACACACGCTCACTCTTTCGTTCAAGCATATCGCGATGAATACGTCGCGTTTAAAAAATACGCTGAAACTCATAAAAAGTGCGTCTTTCTCGTTGATACTTATGACACATTGAAATCTGGTGTTCCAAATGCAATTCGTGTTGCAAAAGAATTTGGGGATCGTATTGATTTCTATGGCATACGTCTTGATAGTGGTGATATGGCTTATTTATCGAAAAAGGCACGAAAACTACTAGATGAAGCAGGGTTTACAAATACAAAAATTATCGCTTCTAGCGATTTAGATGAATACACAATTATGCACCTTAAATCTCAAGGAGCAAAAATTGACGTATGGGGCGTTGGGACGAAATTAATTACGTCCTTTGAGCAACCTGCATTAGGAGCTGTTTACAAACTAGTTGCGATTGAGGATACTGACGGAAAATTAAATGATACGATTAAAATTTCATCTAATCCTGAAAAAATTACCACTCCAGGACTGAAACGAATTTATCGTATTATCAATCGAGTTAACGATCATGCAGAAGGCGATTATATTGCATTAGATTCTGAAGAACCTGGAAAAGAAGAGCGCTTAAAAATGTTCCATCCAGTTCACACATATATAAGTAAATTCGTAACAAACTTTGAAGCCCGTGAACTGCATAAAGACATTTTCGTTAACGGTGAAAGAACATATGAACTGCCAAGTATATTAGATATTCAACAATATAACGAGCAGAGTCTCTCTCTATTTTGGGAAGAATATATGCGAACTTTAAATCCTGAAGAATACCCTGTCGATTTAAGCCAAGAGTGCTGGGATCATAAAATGAATTACATTCAAACAGTTCGAGAACAAGTTGAAAAAAACATACAAAAGTAA
- a CDS encoding ArsR/SmtB family transcription factor, with protein sequence MAGNKVETPQETCSQTIIHEEVVEQVKQTIPTDESLSKVAELFKVLGDRTRTRILHALFEAEMCVCDLAYLLGMTQSSISHQLRVLKQAKLVKNRKEGKVVYYSLADQHVIHIFEQAFEHVNEEE encoded by the coding sequence ATGGCTGGAAATAAAGTAGAAACACCACAAGAGACATGTTCTCAAACGATAATTCATGAAGAAGTTGTAGAGCAAGTAAAACAAACAATTCCAACTGATGAAAGTTTAAGTAAAGTAGCAGAACTATTTAAAGTATTAGGTGACCGTACACGTACGAGAATATTACATGCGCTATTTGAAGCTGAAATGTGCGTTTGTGATTTAGCTTATTTATTAGGAATGACACAATCATCTATTTCGCATCAGCTTCGTGTGTTAAAGCAAGCGAAACTTGTGAAGAATCGTAAAGAAGGAAAGGTTGTTTATTATTCGTTAGCTGACCAGCACGTAATTCATATCTTCGAGCAAGCGTTTGAACACGTAAACGAAGAAGAATAA